The window CAGGATTAACAAACTATGCATTTCCTGCTGAATATTTAGATACAGAAAgtaaaagcaacagcaaacttaaaataaaaaaaaggaagagagaaaaccaTTGGATAATAAGGAATACTTTAGTAGGAAAAGTCCTAGTTAACCTAAAGAAAAGCTTCTTAAATAGCTGTTAACATGAGATTCAGGAAACCCTTTTCTGTATAGATTCCTTAAAGAACACTTAAACACACCCAATTAttactgaggaagaaaagctgtaacCTAGACAGTGGTCTATTGACATCTGTAGATTTACCCTTTGAAGAAGTGCTTGATATTGCTAAAGTAGTAATTCAGAAAGTCTCTGAAACTAACCTTGCAGGAAAGTACCAGGAATACCAAGAAAAGTTTTATCTGAAGAGGCATGAAATCCAGAgtcctgaaaataaagaatCACCAGATTACATTGGTGCAAAAACTCACATATTATTTCACAGCTTGCCTCAAAAGTGACTGAGAACCTGGACATAAGGGCctgatttaatatttaaatcaaCAAGTCTAACGATTCCAATGGAACTTAGTAAAGCTTGTTTGCCTCACCTTGTACatctataaaatgaaaaaaaaaaaagtcattatttcAGGAGGACACCACCTTAATTAACAGGGTCACAGTTTGAGATTATTTTAACCAGTGACACAGTCTATTAAAGCGTAACAAAATCTTTTATTGAGTATTGTATAACCATTTTCAAGGTTATTAAATACAGTGAGCTTCCTCATATGATCCAGGAGACTTCATACAACTTATATTTTAgtaaacaaaaatccccaagaCCCCAAACCTGTAAACCAACCCTACTGAACAAATAGCACCAGAAGCGTGCTGTCACTAGCTTTAACAGCTTCCAGCTCTATTCCATTTTTAAGCCCTTCTCCAAATACCAGCAAAAAGTATACAATCACTTTTTTTACAAGGTCCTTAAGTACCTGACTCTGACAGTTGTGACTGTCAAAAAAGTTGGTGTTACTGCCATTGTATGTGCTCAAAAAATCCATGCCAACTGTCTGAAgattaacattttttctgtgagaaatcTGTTGACATTTTGGTGACGGAAAATAACGTTCTGGTATATTTTTCAGTCGCTTTACTGGTGAACAAAGaaaatcattttgaaaatttcctAGTCTTTTAACTCTGGGAATTGCAGATAAAGTTCGAACAGGTGAGTTAACGAGAGCATTTACAGTTTCAGACATCTGTATTCCTTCATATTTCCTTAGATTTGAAGCTCTCTGAAACCCAGGAAGTTTTGGAACAGCCTCACTACACAACTGCTCATAGATCCTGTCAAATTCTCTATCATACTGTATATCAGACCTCTCAGAATCACTTAAATTACTCTTCActaatctttctttctcttcaaggCTTTGTGAATTTGAAAGAGGTCTTGTCAATGTCAAAGGCTTTTGGATTTCTTTGGAACACAGTTTGTAGTAGAGTTTTTCAAATGCATCTTCATATTTCTGAGGCATCTTTGAAGGACTCTGCTTCACATACAATGAGGAAAACGAGTGTTTGCGCTGCAAAGAAATTCgtctttcagaatttttttcaggatttatgAGCAAAGTATTTGATGATCTTGCAAGAGAAGAGTTTGCGACCAGTGTAAAAGTGTTACTATTGCTGTAGGACCTGCAAGCAGATGAACACAACTCTGAGGTATCACCACCAGGAAAGTCAGTTTTTTGAGTTTTACTCTCTTTTAATAGATGAAGTGCTGTTGACCCTGAACTGGCAGTAGATGTTATAAAACCATACTCTGAGGAACATTTGTAAGCCaatttttcactttctctgcattttgaaTTCTTCGGTGAGACAGTGGTCTGTAACCCATCTTCAACTAGAAATGTCTCTCCCATTCTAGCCATAACACTAGGAAAAACAGTCTGTTTGGAGACTTTTTGGCCTTTTCCAGATAACAAATGATGTTCTAAACTTGAGTCAGAGTAGTCCATTTCGATTTCATTTGCATCAATGTAAGAATAAGGTGCCAGACCAGATAAATTATCAGTGGAACATTTGTCATCACAAAGTTCTCTGTTCTCATTTCCAAAAGTTTGATTCTGGATGTcttcacttctgctgctgcataTGCTGAGTAGTGCTTGCTTCAGTTTAGGAGGCCTAAACCCTCTTATTTTGTCTACAGTGACATTGAACTTTGGTCTTCTGGAACGCCATCTTTTGTGCCTTAAGTatctaaatatgtattttaactCTTTTCTCCGATACTGCTTTGTCATGAGCCTTGTAAGTATCTCTACCATCACTGGATACAAGTCTGCAAGAGTTACATTGTTCCAGGAGCATTCCTCATCTGCAGACTGGTATTCTTCCAAGATACTATCATAGTAAGTTTGATTCAGTTGTGGAGAAGGTCGATGCCTGGGTACGGTTATTGTATTTGGTGAAATTTGTAACTGTAGAGATCTGGATGAAGAACATTCATTTGACAACTCTACTTTCtttctgcaaacagcagcttggttgcctattaaaaaaaacccaaattaatcacaaaaagccagaagaagaaaaaaatcccaaacctaTTAGGGCACTTCCAGTAATGTATTACATGAATTAGAAACAATTGCATGTGGTACAGATAGTCTTACTGTAATAGCATATTTCATTAAGCTTTTTTGCCAGGCTAAATGAATAATTAACATACAatccattaagaaaaaaatgaaaaggtttttcctaaccatattgaatgaaatgtgttgggaaaaaaatattttaaaatagcttaatatatagatataaaatattttcattgtagAGGCagactgctttgctttttgtgatTTCTGACCAGGAGGAAGAGCCTGATCCTACAGGTTTTGTTACTCTATTTCCATATTACGTGAAAGCTTTGTACTTGGCTAGTCCCAGCGCAGCTTTGCTTGCTGTAAAGCACAATGAAGATAATGCTTTTTGTAGTTATTAGGCTTGAAATATTTACACCAAAATTATATCTCAGGTTTGCATCAAGTCTGGAGAGCTTCTGGAAGAAGTTTACTAACGAAGTAACATTTTGAGTACCAGTTACCAGTAGACCCAAAGTCATTCATTACACTCCTTGAATTTAAAGTAAGAAGAGCCAAAAAATTATGCTTTGAGCATAATTGAGCTTAATGCTGCTGAGCTTTGCaactatggatttttttttcctggtcctATTTAAGAAAAGCTGGTTTTATGTAtacaagttatttattttctatttttcaaatacattttgccATAATCAAAATCATGTCTAACTTCTCTAAGAATCCGACTAGTTGAACTTTTCTGTTGGACAAGTAGTGCctctgtgttttcaaaaattaaacacttatttgtaataaattttaataaaaatatattttataactaACATATTTGACTAACAATCAAAAGATTTAGTTGTACCAATTAGTTCTTGCACTGGTGAAGCTAAATGAAGGCCTTCCGATGAATCTTGAGGTGctatctgaaaaagaaacaaacaaaaaagacacaTAATCTAAtatcctgcctttttttttttcttcacattaaaGGTAACATCAAAACCTTATTTGTGACTCCTCCTACTGTCTCCTTACTATACTATGTCCTGTTCAGAGTTATGGTCCTAAGGGGCTTAGTAAATTTcagacaaggagaaaaaaagtctacTCAAACTTCAGTAAAAATTTTTAAGAATTACCAGTTTAATCTTGGAAAGCTATTTATCATCTTTGCCACTTCTACACTATGTATCATATTTTAATCCCTTTCCCAAA of the Grus americana isolate bGruAme1 chromosome 1, bGruAme1.mat, whole genome shotgun sequence genome contains:
- the HJURP gene encoding Holliday junction recognition protein isoform X1, yielding MALDLDERLRQSNARFVASINRILERYNHPFEDDLLISMETLTYNTPDGPKQWRKVSAKKLKKWKKQVLEHNRGSQRNADVSQQQTSAFEDGHSTIHQESPENSRVDASDIDEESDADIVSVRRQFEDIHFQNLYVDDGKIQEKVKVQVDVIVQDYARKIPKWITIAPQDSSEGLHLASPVQELIGNQAAVCRKKVELSNECSSSRSLQLQISPNTITVPRHRPSPQLNQTYYDSILEEYQSADEECSWNNVTLADLYPVMVEILTRLMTKQYRRKELKYIFRYLRHKRWRSRRPKFNVTVDKIRGFRPPKLKQALLSICSSRSEDIQNQTFGNENRELCDDKCSTDNLSGLAPYSYIDANEIEMDYSDSSLEHHLLSGKGQKVSKQTVFPSVMARMGETFLVEDGLQTTVSPKNSKCRESEKLAYKCSSEYGFITSTASSGSTALHLLKESKTQKTDFPGGDTSELCSSACRSYSNSNTFTLVANSSLARSSNTLLINPEKNSERRISLQRKHSFSSLYVKQSPSKMPQKYEDAFEKLYYKLCSKEIQKPLTLTRPLSNSQSLEEKERLVKSNLSDSERSDIQYDREFDRIYEQLCSEAVPKLPGFQRASNLRKYEGIQMSETVNALVNSPVRTLSAIPRVKRLGNFQNDFLCSPVKRLKNIPERYFPSPKCQQISHRKNVNLQTVGMDFLSTYNGSNTNFFDSHNCQSQDSGFHASSDKTFLGIPGTFLQESGIADAHCGWAREMKNYSSSGKAQKCHQRVSRKLSYSDGKDQNPSNPLNDFLVKTHQ
- the HJURP gene encoding Holliday junction recognition protein isoform X2, whose protein sequence is MDCIVSSPLSVLKIALINFCYDKCQGGLGPKQWRKVSAKKLKKWKKQVLEHNRGSQRNADVSQQQTSAFEDGHSTIHQESPENSRVDASDIDEESDADIVSVRRQFEDIHFQNLYVDDGKIQEKVKVQVDVIVQDYARKIPKWITIAPQDSSEGLHLASPVQELIGNQAAVCRKKVELSNECSSSRSLQLQISPNTITVPRHRPSPQLNQTYYDSILEEYQSADEECSWNNVTLADLYPVMVEILTRLMTKQYRRKELKYIFRYLRHKRWRSRRPKFNVTVDKIRGFRPPKLKQALLSICSSRSEDIQNQTFGNENRELCDDKCSTDNLSGLAPYSYIDANEIEMDYSDSSLEHHLLSGKGQKVSKQTVFPSVMARMGETFLVEDGLQTTVSPKNSKCRESEKLAYKCSSEYGFITSTASSGSTALHLLKESKTQKTDFPGGDTSELCSSACRSYSNSNTFTLVANSSLARSSNTLLINPEKNSERRISLQRKHSFSSLYVKQSPSKMPQKYEDAFEKLYYKLCSKEIQKPLTLTRPLSNSQSLEEKERLVKSNLSDSERSDIQYDREFDRIYEQLCSEAVPKLPGFQRASNLRKYEGIQMSETVNALVNSPVRTLSAIPRVKRLGNFQNDFLCSPVKRLKNIPERYFPSPKCQQISHRKNVNLQTVGMDFLSTYNGSNTNFFDSHNCQSQDSGFHASSDKTFLGIPGTFLQESGIADAHCGWAREMKNYSSSGKAQKCHQRVSRKLSYSDGKDQNPSNPLNDFLVKTHQ